In a single window of the Candidatus Deferrimicrobiaceae bacterium genome:
- a CDS encoding glycine cleavage system protein H, translated as MRKMIPVDKNSPQKGMCNGTGFRKCMTYKDRGGGRVEECERIRGFSQKSDYYLHPRHVWVSLSDECRTKVKVGIDDFAQKLIGKVDRISLPAEGSVVKENSICMILHAGPRTVRMVAPLDGVVLSTNPRLTNDPSAVNRAPYEDGWILSMSSTGEGIKRLFHGGAARSWFEWEVERLQRLLSPGAVATAADGGECLADLGSRMNEAQWDELSALFFG; from the coding sequence ATGCGAAAGATGATCCCTGTGGACAAGAACTCGCCCCAGAAGGGGATGTGCAACGGGACCGGCTTTCGCAAGTGCATGACCTACAAGGACCGCGGGGGAGGCCGGGTGGAGGAGTGCGAGCGGATCCGGGGATTTTCGCAGAAATCGGACTACTATCTCCATCCCCGGCACGTCTGGGTCTCCCTCTCCGACGAATGCCGCACGAAGGTCAAGGTGGGGATCGACGATTTCGCCCAGAAGCTCATCGGGAAGGTCGACCGGATCTCCCTCCCCGCCGAAGGATCGGTCGTCAAGGAGAACAGCATCTGCATGATTCTCCATGCAGGTCCACGGACCGTGCGGATGGTCGCGCCGCTCGACGGGGTGGTGCTTTCGACCAACCCGAGGTTGACGAACGATCCTTCGGCCGTGAATCGCGCGCCCTACGAGGACGGCTGGATTCTCTCCATGTCGTCCACCGGAGAAGGCATCAAGCGGCTGTTTCATGGTGGAGCAGCGCGTAGCTGGTTCGAATGGGAAGTGGAAAGGCTGCAACGGCTCCTGTCTCCCGGCGCGGTCGCCACGGCGGCCGACGGGGGGGAATGCCTGGCGGATCTCGGGAGCCGGATGAACGAAGCGCAGTGGGATGAGTTGTCGGCCCTGTTCTTCGGCTAG
- a CDS encoding glycine cleavage system protein H: MVFLLVLLTIVVVICVQQLARVIEQHRLVGPATAFRGIAAAGQTFVHEGHTWARLDTSGEAKIGIDHFLMKVLGGADRVSCPAPGRIVSQGERIFSVWRNGREVELVSPIEGVVVSLNESADLNTETAKKDPYAAGWLFSIRPRNLAESLSHVRSLEQAAGWFDSEVKRFSTFLVEGSVRYAGVGATMQDGGQYPAGIIEKMGEEQFKAFQRRFLSRI, translated from the coding sequence ATGGTGTTCCTGCTGGTTCTTCTGACGATCGTGGTCGTGATTTGCGTTCAGCAACTGGCCCGCGTGATCGAGCAGCATCGTTTGGTGGGGCCGGCCACCGCGTTCCGCGGGATCGCCGCCGCCGGGCAGACGTTCGTCCACGAGGGGCACACGTGGGCCCGCCTCGACACGTCGGGCGAGGCGAAGATCGGCATCGACCATTTCCTGATGAAGGTCCTTGGGGGCGCCGACCGGGTCTCGTGCCCAGCCCCCGGCCGGATCGTGAGCCAGGGCGAGCGGATCTTCTCGGTCTGGCGCAACGGCCGTGAGGTCGAGCTGGTCTCCCCGATCGAGGGCGTCGTCGTCTCGCTGAACGAGAGCGCGGATCTCAACACGGAAACGGCGAAGAAGGATCCTTACGCCGCGGGATGGCTGTTCTCGATCCGGCCGCGGAATCTGGCGGAGAGTCTCAGCCACGTCCGCAGTCTCGAGCAGGCGGCCGGCTGGTTCGACAGCGAGGTGAAGCGCTTCTCTACATTCCTCGTCGAGGGTTCGGTCCGTTACGCCGGCGTTGGCGCGACGATGCAGGACGGCGGCCAGTATCCCGCCGGCATCATCGAAAAAATGGGCGAGGAGCAGTTCAAGGCGTTCCAGCGCCGTTTCCTTTCCCGAATTTAA
- a CDS encoding 4Fe-4S dicluster domain-containing protein, with translation MNRRNFLKFAGLAGGTIAAATAGKALAAGTGSGGGAVGSETEFVGMLVDTTKCIGCRSCEEACNQANNLPAPKESFSSEEVFKLRRDTTPEAFTVVNRYENPKDPSKPIFARKQCMHCNQPGCASACLVRALEKKPEGPIVYNKERCMGCRYCMIACPFDIPKYEYQSATPFVKKCIFCYSRLKKGEKPACAEACPEGATLFGTRRELLEEARRRIYTEPDRYHNKVYGEHEVGGTGWLYLSSVPFEKIGMKTNLGTTPLPEHTSGFLFGVPHVFVLWPTLLAGLAYMNRDKGDDGQGGGKGHE, from the coding sequence ATGAACCGCAGGAACTTTCTGAAGTTCGCCGGACTGGCAGGCGGCACGATCGCAGCCGCGACGGCGGGAAAGGCCCTCGCCGCAGGAACGGGAAGCGGCGGGGGAGCCGTCGGAAGCGAAACCGAATTCGTAGGGATGCTCGTCGATACCACAAAGTGCATCGGTTGCCGAAGCTGCGAGGAAGCGTGCAACCAGGCGAACAACTTGCCGGCCCCCAAGGAGTCGTTCTCCTCGGAGGAAGTATTCAAGCTTCGCCGCGACACGACGCCCGAGGCGTTTACCGTCGTCAACCGGTACGAGAACCCGAAAGACCCGAGCAAGCCGATCTTCGCACGGAAGCAGTGCATGCACTGCAACCAGCCGGGCTGCGCCTCCGCCTGCCTGGTCCGTGCGCTCGAGAAGAAACCGGAAGGGCCGATCGTCTACAACAAGGAACGGTGCATGGGATGCCGCTATTGCATGATCGCCTGCCCCTTCGACATCCCCAAGTACGAGTACCAGAGCGCCACCCCCTTCGTGAAGAAATGCATCTTCTGCTATTCGCGCCTGAAGAAAGGTGAAAAGCCGGCGTGCGCCGAGGCCTGCCCGGAAGGGGCGACGCTGTTCGGCACCCGTCGCGAACTTCTCGAGGAAGCGCGCCGGCGGATCTACACCGAGCCGGACCGATACCACAACAAGGTCTACGGCGAGCACGAGGTCGGCGGCACCGGATGGCTCTACCTGTCCAGCGTCCCGTTCGAGAAGATCGGGATGAAGACGAACCTCGGCACCACGCCGCTTCCCGAGCACACCTCCGGGTTCCTGTTCGGTGTACCGCACGTGTTCGTCCTCTGGCCGACGCTTCTTGCGGGCCTCGCCTACATGAACCGGGACAAGGGAGACGACGGGCAGGGAGGGGGCAAAGGCCATGAGTGA
- the nrfD gene encoding NrfD/PsrC family molybdoenzyme membrane anchor subunit, with protein MSERTATNNIRVVKDAPKSFSENFREFLTFIRSELKPKGPVITKFNVISGIIIVVGFVLIGLRFWKGLGATTNLSQEYPWGIWIGFDVITGVAFAGGAYVLTFVVDILRFKKYEPILRATVLNGFLAYCFYAGALLLDLGRPWNVVNPIIGNGFGFSSVLFLVAWHFLLYTLCQFLEFSPVVAQWLGWPRVKKIVQGMTTGAVIFGITLSTLHQSGLGALFLLAPTKIHPLWYSHNIPILFFVSSVFAGLSMVIIESTFTHKIFADKVGHTLHANHDDILLGLGKGCAGAMFAYLFLKVIDLIHGQHYDLLLTPMGYWYLLEMIGFIVLPMILFIKGVTSRNVKLVQTTAFVTAIGIIINRLNFSVIAFKWDSAVHYYPNWIEVWVTATVICLEIWAFRWVINRMPILQDHEHEGAVETESIPSKEASKWKVLAS; from the coding sequence ATGAGTGAACGGACAGCAACAAACAACATCCGCGTGGTGAAGGACGCGCCGAAATCCTTCTCTGAAAATTTCCGGGAGTTCCTGACGTTCATCCGGAGCGAGCTGAAGCCCAAGGGGCCGGTAATCACGAAGTTCAACGTCATCAGCGGCATCATCATCGTCGTCGGGTTCGTCCTGATCGGCCTGCGTTTCTGGAAGGGGCTGGGCGCGACGACCAACTTGTCACAGGAATATCCGTGGGGAATCTGGATCGGCTTCGACGTCATCACCGGCGTCGCGTTCGCGGGCGGCGCCTACGTCCTGACCTTCGTCGTCGACATCCTTCGGTTCAAGAAATACGAGCCGATCCTGCGGGCCACCGTGCTCAACGGATTCCTGGCCTACTGCTTCTACGCCGGGGCGCTCCTGCTCGACTTGGGGCGTCCCTGGAACGTCGTGAACCCGATCATCGGGAACGGGTTCGGCTTCAGCTCGGTACTCTTCCTGGTCGCCTGGCACTTCCTGCTCTACACGCTCTGCCAATTCCTGGAATTCTCGCCGGTCGTCGCCCAGTGGCTCGGCTGGCCCCGGGTCAAGAAGATCGTCCAGGGAATGACGACGGGCGCCGTGATCTTCGGGATCACGCTCTCGACGCTGCACCAGTCCGGCCTCGGCGCGCTCTTCCTGCTCGCCCCGACCAAGATCCACCCGCTCTGGTACTCGCACAACATCCCGATCCTGTTCTTCGTTTCGAGCGTGTTCGCCGGCCTTTCGATGGTCATCATCGAGAGCACGTTCACGCACAAGATCTTCGCCGACAAGGTCGGCCACACGCTGCACGCCAACCATGACGACATCCTGCTGGGCCTGGGCAAGGGGTGCGCCGGCGCGATGTTCGCCTACCTGTTCCTCAAGGTGATCGACCTGATCCACGGGCAGCACTACGATCTTCTTCTCACGCCGATGGGCTACTGGTATCTGCTCGAGATGATCGGGTTCATCGTGCTTCCGATGATCCTGTTCATCAAGGGAGTGACCTCCCGGAACGTGAAGCTAGTGCAGACCACGGCCTTCGTGACCGCGATCGGGATCATCATCAACCGGCTCAACTTCTCGGTCATCGCCTTCAAGTGGGATTCGGCGGTGCACTATTACCCGAACTGGATCGAGGTGTGGGTCACCGCGACCGTGATCTGCCTCGAGATCTGGGCGTTCCGCTGGGTCATCAATCGCATGCCGATCCTGCAGGACCACGAACATGAGGGAGCGGTGGAAACGGAATCCATCCCGTCCAAGGAGGCTTCGAAATGGAAGGTTTTAGCTTCGTAG
- a CDS encoding sigma-54 dependent transcriptional regulator, which produces MERKINILIVDDEEIVRESLMNWLKEDGYDVECAANGKKALEKLPERDWTLAMVDLKMPGMDGIQLMDEIKKVRPEISVIIMTAYATVDTAVKAIKKGAHDYIVKPFNPEDVSMVIKKIIEHKKLVQENQYLRKELKKQYRLHDMISKNHEMTEIFDLVRTIAKSNSTVLVQGESGTGKELLARAIHEESPRKHEPFVSVSCASLTETLLETELFGHEKGSFTGADGFKKGKLELAKNGTLFLDEIGDISLKLQMDLLRVLENREFRRVGGSQLLTITSRIIAATNRDLKKAIADGKFRDDLYYRLNVISFQIPPLRSRKEDIPVLVENFIEKFNIEMGKSVEGVSEAAIRMLMDYHWPGNARELRNVIERAMVVTKGKSITEADLHLPTTPEKVSVFGRSLEEVELEHVRFVLESNHWNVLKSASVLDIDRVTLYNKIKKYNLRKPEEEA; this is translated from the coding sequence ATGGAACGGAAGATCAACATTCTGATTGTCGATGACGAGGAGATCGTCCGGGAATCGCTCATGAACTGGCTCAAGGAGGACGGCTACGACGTCGAGTGCGCCGCCAACGGGAAGAAGGCGCTCGAGAAACTGCCCGAACGCGACTGGACGCTTGCCATGGTCGACCTCAAGATGCCGGGGATGGACGGGATCCAGCTGATGGACGAGATCAAGAAGGTCCGCCCCGAGATCTCCGTCATCATCATGACCGCCTACGCCACGGTCGACACCGCGGTCAAGGCCATCAAGAAAGGGGCGCACGACTACATCGTCAAGCCGTTCAACCCCGAAGACGTCTCCATGGTCATCAAGAAGATCATCGAGCACAAGAAGCTCGTCCAGGAAAACCAGTACCTGCGCAAGGAGCTCAAGAAGCAGTACCGGCTGCACGACATGATCAGCAAGAACCACGAGATGACCGAGATCTTCGACCTCGTGCGCACGATCGCCAAGAGCAATTCGACCGTGCTGGTCCAGGGGGAGAGCGGGACAGGCAAGGAGCTGCTGGCCCGGGCCATCCACGAGGAGAGCCCCCGGAAGCACGAGCCCTTCGTTTCCGTCTCGTGCGCCTCCCTGACCGAGACGCTGCTAGAGACCGAGCTGTTCGGCCACGAGAAGGGTTCTTTCACCGGCGCCGACGGCTTCAAGAAAGGGAAGCTCGAGCTGGCCAAAAACGGCACGCTCTTCCTCGACGAGATCGGCGACATCAGCCTCAAGCTCCAGATGGACCTGCTCCGCGTCCTCGAGAACCGGGAGTTCCGCCGGGTCGGCGGATCCCAGCTCCTCACCATCACCTCTCGCATCATCGCCGCCACCAACCGGGACCTCAAGAAGGCGATCGCCGATGGCAAGTTCCGGGACGACCTGTATTACCGGCTCAACGTCATCTCTTTCCAAATCCCCCCCCTGCGGTCGCGCAAGGAAGACATCCCCGTCCTCGTCGAGAACTTCATCGAGAAATTCAACATCGAGATGGGAAAGTCCGTGGAGGGCGTCAGCGAAGCGGCGATCCGGATGCTGATGGACTACCACTGGCCCGGAAACGCCCGTGAACTGCGCAACGTGATCGAACGCGCGATGGTTGTGACCAAGGGGAAGAGCATCACAGAGGCCGACCTCCATCTGCCGACCACGCCCGAGAAGGTGTCGGTCTTCGGACGCTCGCTCGAGGAGGTCGAGCTGGAGCATGTCCGGTTTGTCCTCGAGAGCAACCACTGGAACGTCCTCAAGTCGGCCAGCGTGCTCGACATCGACCGGGTGACGCTCTACAACAAGATCAAGAAGTACAACCTCCGGAAGCCCGAGGAGGAAGCCTGA
- a CDS encoding archaemetzincin family Zn-dependent metalloprotease, translating to MKRAIYIRPVGDIAPKAIHWLQHDLRSYLNMPVEVMENMEIPGESFDPARGQFHSTRILKEILLEVPGDALKIQGIIAEDLHIPILTYVFGEAQLGGTASIVSLARLEQTFHGLPHDERLFFGRLHKESLHELGHNFGLVHCHDRRCLMYLSNTIMDVDLKGSGYCRQCFETILATMNGGR from the coding sequence ATCAAGCGGGCAATCTACATCAGGCCGGTCGGTGACATCGCCCCCAAAGCGATCCACTGGCTGCAACATGACCTAAGGTCTTACCTTAATATGCCAGTGGAAGTGATGGAGAACATGGAGATTCCCGGAGAAAGCTTCGACCCCGCGCGAGGCCAGTTTCACTCCACCCGGATCCTCAAGGAGATCCTGCTCGAGGTTCCGGGCGACGCTCTGAAGATACAGGGGATCATCGCGGAGGACCTCCACATCCCCATCCTGACGTACGTCTTCGGGGAGGCGCAACTCGGCGGGACGGCTTCGATCGTCTCGCTCGCCCGGCTCGAGCAGACGTTCCACGGGCTTCCCCACGACGAGAGGCTCTTCTTCGGGCGGCTTCACAAGGAAAGCCTGCACGAGCTGGGTCACAACTTCGGGCTCGTGCACTGCCACGACAGGCGTTGCCTCATGTACCTGTCGAATACGATCATGGACGTGGACCTCAAGGGAAGCGGATATTGCCGGCAATGCTTCGAGACGATACTCGCGACAATGAACGGCGGGAGGTAG
- a CDS encoding ATP-binding protein, protein MKRLHHIRWYQTIGGKLFIHIALAVCVINGYQAYISLRFQQIHFDQTIRSTALKLSDTIRQSIRTEMMENRKEQAYRIMKTIGEQEGIERVRIYDREGRIVFSTNAAEKGAMADKRTEACLGCHSGGGPRREMVARERTRIFKSTDGHRVLGMINPIYNEKDCSLADCHVHPPTQRVLGVIDITQSLSDVDRSLAVARRQIVLLNAAFIAMIAIIVVVVLNRFLNRPIKDLFLGTIIVANGELRHVIPVHSNDELGFLARSFNQMTEKLSGANDKVIEYMDQLEQRYSEKADELEATQAKLLQGEKLTALGKIVATVAHEINNPLTGVYTYIKLLQRKLKEHGPGNGLMGDCEKYLGTMGREVERTTGIVLNLLEFSRPKDPTKKPTDANELIEESLALIQGKLEANSVSVHKDIEPIPRISADPSQIKNVLINLMVNAVEAMDNGGTLTIACRFRGDDATIRIDIADTGSGIKPESIQEIFDPFFTTKGKGTGLGLSVANGIIQKHNGSIGIDSTVGVGTRMTVILPIEG, encoded by the coding sequence ATGAAGCGGTTGCACCATATCCGGTGGTACCAGACCATCGGCGGCAAGCTCTTCATCCACATCGCCCTCGCCGTCTGCGTCATCAACGGCTACCAGGCCTACATCTCCCTCCGCTTCCAGCAGATCCACTTCGACCAGACCATCCGAAGCACCGCCCTCAAGCTGAGCGACACGATCCGGCAATCCATCCGCACCGAGATGATGGAAAACCGCAAGGAACAGGCCTACCGGATCATGAAGACGATCGGCGAGCAAGAGGGCATCGAACGGGTCCGGATCTACGACCGGGAAGGCCGGATCGTGTTCTCGACCAACGCCGCCGAAAAAGGCGCCATGGCCGACAAGCGCACCGAGGCCTGCCTGGGCTGCCACAGCGGGGGCGGCCCCCGCCGGGAGATGGTCGCCCGCGAGCGCACCCGCATCTTCAAGTCGACCGACGGCCACCGCGTTCTCGGGATGATCAATCCGATCTACAATGAAAAAGACTGCTCCCTGGCCGACTGCCATGTCCACCCCCCTACCCAGCGGGTATTGGGCGTCATCGACATCACCCAGTCGCTGAGCGACGTCGACCGGAGCCTGGCCGTCGCACGCCGCCAGATCGTCCTCTTGAACGCCGCCTTCATCGCCATGATCGCGATCATCGTCGTCGTCGTCCTCAACCGGTTCCTGAACCGGCCCATCAAGGACCTTTTCCTAGGCACCATCATCGTCGCGAACGGCGAGCTCCGGCACGTCATTCCCGTCCATTCCAACGACGAGCTCGGCTTTCTGGCCCGCTCTTTCAACCAGATGACCGAGAAGCTGTCGGGGGCGAACGACAAGGTGATCGAGTACATGGACCAGCTCGAGCAGCGGTATTCCGAGAAGGCGGATGAGCTCGAGGCGACGCAGGCCAAGCTGCTGCAGGGCGAGAAGTTGACCGCCCTGGGGAAGATCGTGGCGACCGTCGCCCACGAGATCAACAACCCGCTGACCGGCGTCTACACCTACATCAAGCTTCTGCAGCGCAAGCTGAAGGAGCACGGCCCCGGGAACGGGCTCATGGGCGACTGCGAGAAATACCTGGGCACGATGGGGCGCGAGGTCGAGCGGACGACGGGGATCGTCCTCAACCTCCTCGAGTTCTCCCGGCCCAAGGATCCAACCAAGAAGCCAACCGACGCCAACGAACTCATCGAGGAGTCGCTTGCGCTGATCCAGGGCAAGCTGGAAGCGAACTCCGTCTCGGTCCACAAGGATATCGAGCCCATCCCGAGGATCAGCGCCGACCCGTCCCAGATCAAGAACGTGCTGATCAACCTGATGGTCAACGCTGTCGAGGCGATGGACAACGGAGGGACGCTGACGATCGCCTGCCGCTTCCGAGGGGACGACGCCACGATCCGGATCGACATCGCCGACACGGGGTCGGGGATCAAGCCGGAGAGCATCCAGGAGATCTTCGACCCGTTCTTCACGACCAAGGGCAAGGGGACGGGCCTTGGCCTCTCCGTCGCGAACGGCATCATCCAGAAGCACAACGGCTCGATCGGGATCGACAGCACCGTGGGCGTCGGGACCCGCATGACCGTCATCCTGCCGATCGAAGGCTGA
- a CDS encoding DUF1858 domain-containing protein, which yields MITKEMKIEDVLRNCPKTIPVFSRFGIDCAECQLSAYENVEHGARVHGIDLKTLLEALNAAEANQAS from the coding sequence ATGATCACGAAAGAGATGAAGATCGAAGATGTGCTCCGAAACTGCCCCAAGACGATCCCCGTATTCTCGCGGTTCGGCATCGACTGCGCCGAGTGCCAGCTCTCGGCCTACGAAAACGTCGAACACGGCGCCAGGGTCCACGGGATCGACCTGAAAACGCTGCTCGAGGCGCTCAACGCTGCCGAGGCAAACCAGGCCTCTTGA
- a CDS encoding menaquinone biosynthesis protein, whose translation MSHDQPLRVGRIPYANVYPIFRALEQILPPGTVEFVEGHPRELNRMLSEGALDISPSSSIEYATHPDRYLLVPDISIASREKVMSVLLLSNRPLDALPEGPVAMTEASDTSVVLLEILIRRFLHRDNPLVRSPLPPEEALRRFPACLTIGDAAIRAALGRVAPCITDLGSWWLRETGKPFVFALWIVSRAAAETKGARLASFVRTLLSAKAMARESVSDDAEGSIGPDWIPLDFRMDYWNNLSWNLSQREQEGLNLFYALAATQGRIPAAPELRFLPLS comes from the coding sequence ATGAGCCACGATCAGCCGCTGCGCGTAGGCAGGATTCCTTACGCAAACGTTTATCCCATATTCAGGGCGCTTGAGCAGATCCTGCCGCCCGGGACGGTCGAGTTCGTCGAAGGCCACCCCCGCGAGCTGAACCGGATGCTCAGCGAAGGCGCGCTCGACATCTCCCCCTCCTCGTCCATCGAATACGCCACGCATCCCGACCGCTACCTGCTGGTCCCCGACATCTCGATCGCCAGTCGCGAGAAGGTGATGAGCGTCCTGCTCCTGTCGAACCGGCCGCTCGATGCCCTGCCCGAAGGCCCCGTCGCGATGACCGAGGCGTCCGATACTTCGGTCGTCCTGCTCGAGATCCTGATACGCCGCTTCCTGCACCGGGACAACCCGCTCGTCAGGTCGCCGCTTCCGCCGGAAGAGGCGCTGCGCCGCTTCCCCGCCTGCCTGACCATCGGCGATGCGGCGATCCGGGCGGCTCTCGGCCGGGTGGCGCCCTGCATCACCGACCTCGGAAGCTGGTGGCTGCGGGAAACGGGAAAGCCGTTCGTTTTCGCCCTCTGGATCGTCTCCCGCGCCGCCGCCGAAACGAAGGGCGCCCGGCTCGCGTCGTTCGTCCGGACCCTCCTTTCGGCCAAGGCGATGGCGCGCGAATCGGTGTCGGACGATGCCGAGGGCTCGATCGGCCCAGACTGGATTCCCCTTGATTTCCGAATGGATTACTGGAATAACCTGTCGTGGAACCTTAGCCAGCGGGAACAGGAGGGGCTGAACCTGTTCTACGCGCTCGCGGCCACGCAGGGACGCATCCCGGCCGCCCCGGAATTGCGTTTCCTTCCACTGTCATGA
- a CDS encoding ABC transporter permease, whose translation MSPLEYLLVAFEALRANRLRAALTMLGVVIGVAAVVLLVSLGTGTKNYVERQFAGLGSNILIITPGKIETRGGPPIVGPARHKLTMSDAKILEKKGYLFGGVAPVVFGSAEVRQSGRTRNVSVLGVTPEFSAVRNLHVEIGSFVTGADVDAKRRVCVIGRTVRKELFGNANALGQVVKLNGARYRVVGIMESKGVSLGIDIDDIVFIPVRAAQDLFDLDSLFEIIVSVRNMNDIDSGKSLATALLFHAHNRHEDFTVTDQRAILSSLFTILDTLTYVLGGIAGISLLVGGIGIMNIMLVTVKERTNEIGIRKAVGARNRDILLQFLFEATALSAAGGVLGLAAGAAGAAALRWAFPRMPVEVPLWAVLLSFTFSLFVGIFFGVYPAKKAAAMNPIEALRYE comes from the coding sequence ATGAGCCCGCTCGAATACCTCCTGGTCGCCTTCGAGGCGCTTCGCGCGAACCGGCTTCGCGCAGCGCTCACCATGCTCGGGGTCGTCATCGGCGTCGCCGCGGTGGTCCTGCTCGTCTCGCTCGGGACGGGCACCAAGAATTACGTCGAGCGTCAATTCGCGGGCCTCGGCAGCAATATCCTCATCATCACGCCGGGCAAGATCGAGACGCGCGGCGGCCCGCCCATCGTCGGCCCCGCCCGCCACAAGCTCACGATGAGCGACGCGAAGATCCTCGAGAAGAAGGGATACCTCTTCGGCGGCGTCGCCCCCGTGGTGTTCGGCTCCGCCGAGGTGCGGCAGTCGGGCCGGACGCGCAACGTGAGCGTTCTGGGCGTCACCCCCGAATTCTCGGCCGTCCGCAACCTGCACGTCGAGATCGGGTCGTTCGTGACCGGGGCGGACGTCGACGCGAAGCGCCGTGTCTGCGTCATCGGGCGCACCGTCCGGAAGGAGCTGTTCGGCAACGCGAACGCGCTCGGCCAGGTCGTCAAGCTGAACGGCGCCCGCTACCGGGTCGTCGGCATCATGGAGAGCAAGGGCGTCTCCCTGGGCATCGACATCGACGACATCGTCTTCATCCCGGTCCGGGCGGCGCAGGACCTGTTCGACCTCGACTCCCTCTTCGAGATCATCGTCTCCGTCCGCAACATGAACGACATCGACAGCGGGAAGTCGCTCGCGACCGCGCTGCTGTTCCACGCGCACAACCGGCACGAGGACTTCACGGTCACCGACCAGCGCGCGATCCTCTCCTCGCTCTTCACCATCCTCGACACGCTCACTTACGTGCTCGGCGGCATCGCCGGCATCTCCCTGCTCGTCGGCGGCATCGGCATCATGAACATCATGCTCGTGACCGTGAAGGAGCGGACCAACGAGATCGGCATCCGCAAGGCGGTCGGGGCCAGGAACCGCGACATCCTGCTCCAGTTCCTCTTCGAGGCGACGGCGCTGTCTGCGGCAGGCGGCGTGCTCGGGCTCGCGGCCGGCGCCGCCGGAGCGGCCGCCCTGCGATGGGCCTTTCCCCGGATGCCGGTCGAGGTGCCGCTCTGGGCAGTACTTCTCTCGTTTACCTTTTCCCTGTTCGTGGGTATCTTCTTTGGAGTGTACCCGGCGAAAAAAGCCGCAGCCATGAACCCCATCGAGGCGTTGAGGTACGAATGA
- a CDS encoding ABC transporter ATP-binding protein has protein sequence MPADAEPLLRLSGVSRQYATGGQVVTGIEGIDLEVLPGEFLAVMGPSGSGKSTLMNILGCLDVPTNGTYTIKGTDVATLSSDELARLRNREIGFVFQVFHLLPRATARRNVELPLLYAGVPRADRARLAEEALAIVGLSERSRHLSNELSGGQRQRVAIARALVNHPSLLLADEPTGNLDSKTGEEVLSILTRLNGEGVTVVLVTHDPLIARRAHRTVYIVDGRMLSEDAFRERRG, from the coding sequence TTGCCCGCCGACGCTGAACCGCTCCTCAGGCTTTCCGGCGTCTCCAGGCAATACGCGACCGGCGGGCAGGTCGTGACCGGGATCGAGGGGATCGACCTCGAAGTGCTCCCCGGCGAATTCCTCGCGGTCATGGGCCCCTCCGGCTCGGGGAAGTCCACGCTCATGAACATCCTCGGCTGTCTCGACGTCCCGACAAACGGCACCTATACGATCAAGGGCACCGACGTCGCCACGCTTTCCTCCGACGAGTTGGCCCGGCTGCGAAACCGAGAGATCGGCTTCGTCTTCCAGGTATTCCACCTGCTTCCCCGCGCGACCGCCCGCCGCAACGTCGAGCTTCCTCTCCTTTACGCCGGCGTCCCCCGGGCCGACCGCGCGCGGCTTGCCGAGGAGGCGCTCGCCATCGTCGGCCTTTCCGAGCGTAGCCGCCACCTGTCGAACGAGCTGTCCGGGGGGCAGCGCCAGCGCGTGGCGATCGCGCGGGCGCTGGTCAACCACCCTTCGCTGCTGCTCGCCGACGAGCCGACCGGGAACCTCGACTCGAAAACCGGGGAGGAGGTGCTGTCCATCCTCACACGGTTGAACGGGGAGGGCGTCACGGTGGTCCTCGTCACGCACGACCCCCTCATCGCGCGACGCGCGCACCGGACCGTCTACATCGTCGACGGCCGCATGCTGTCGGAAGACGCGTTCCGGGAAAGACGCGGATGA